TTTCAATGACACTAGCGTCGCATAAATATGTTCAAAATATTCCGTCTTTTTTCGTGTCTTCAAGTAAAAAAAACAAAGACAGCTAAGCAGAGACAGGAAACATCCATTTTTTTACTATACCTTTTGACGACTGCAACAGGATCTGTTCGCCTGCGTTACGGCACGCTTTTTCCTTCGATTTTTCGAAGCCAGATATGTGCAGACTTCCATAAAGAAGCCTTCAAATAACGGCTAATCTGTAAGTAAGTTCGCTTACTCTGGGTTCGCAGTTGGGCAAGGACATTCGGGCAATAGACAATTATGGCGATATATACTTGATTGTGCACTCCTTGCTGATTTTGTGCGTAGAACTTCTTAATGTTCAAATGTTGTTTCATCCATTTGAAGAATAGCTCAATTGCCCAACGAGACTTATATAGTTCTGCGATTTCACCCGCAGACAAATCAAATCGATTCGTTACCAGGTTCAGTTGGTTTCCTTTGGAATCCAGTACTTTTAAGAAACGAAATGTGTTTTCCGACCGGTTTTGCGTGGTGCCAATGACGACCATTTCATCGGACAACACGTCAGAGTTGTCCGGCAGTTTGAAGTGTTCGAGTGACCGAACGACCGCGTTTTTTCGAAGACGAGAGACGAAGAAATAGCCCTCATCCGTCATGCGGTCGAACCGTTCGTAATCCAAGTATCCGCGGTCGAACACATACATGCATTCCTTATCGTCAATCAACACTTCTAACTGGCCGCGATCATGTTCTTTGGCATTCGTCAAGACCGCCTGATCGGGATAGGAACAACCATTTTCCATGAACACGAGCCGCAGATGAAGCTTGATACCGGATTTAGTCTGACGAAACTTCGCCCATCGGTGGTTATTCAAGTTCAAAGGCAAAGTGCTAGAATCAATGATTTTTAATGGCGTTGTCCACTTGCGTCGCGTTTGAAAATCCGTCGCGTCATGAATCTGCACGACCAGATCGAGAAAAATCGCCTGAAAGAATTCCGTTGGTACCTGGCGCAATCGTCTGCCGAGCTGTGAGAAGCTGATTGAATCTAAACGCGTGGCTTCCTGCAGTTCTTTTGAAAAGACACTGTCGCTGATGGCACGTAAACTTTCCGTTTCGTGAAGTTGTGCGTACAAGAGTAAGTTCATGAACGAAGCCATGTGCAGCTTTTTTGTATAGTGGTTGAGACAATGTAGTTGAACCTGTTCCACAAATAATTCATTGAAAATGGGTTCAGCCCATTGCTCAAATGCCGTTTTTCGGGTAATCTTATCCATGAGATTGTCCTTTATTTTGGATTTGGCTGGATTACTGCCTCCAACCCATGATAAAGGATTTTTTTATGGAAGAGATAACCTAAAGATTATTCGGAATTTATCATCAATAGATCTATTTTTAATGCGACGCTAGTGGCGTACAATACATGATAGTGATATTGAATTAATTAAAGGATGGCTACAACAAGATTATGTGTCTATTTGGTTTGGAGATGTTGAGGATTGGTTGCTTGAAATTCGGGGAAGAAAAGATAAGTATAGTTTTATTCATCATTTTCTT
This genomic window from Litoribacterium kuwaitense contains:
- a CDS encoding IS4 family transposase, which codes for MDKITRKTAFEQWAEPIFNELFVEQVQLHCLNHYTKKLHMASFMNLLLYAQLHETESLRAISDSVFSKELQEATRLDSISFSQLGRRLRQVPTEFFQAIFLDLVVQIHDATDFQTRRKWTTPLKIIDSSTLPLNLNNHRWAKFRQTKSGIKLHLRLVFMENGCSYPDQAVLTNAKEHDRGQLEVLIDDKECMYVFDRGYLDYERFDRMTDEGYFFVSRLRKNAVVRSLEHFKLPDNSDVLSDEMVVIGTTQNRSENTFRFLKVLDSKGNQLNLVTNRFDLSAGEIAELYKSRWAIELFFKWMKQHLNIKKFYAQNQQGVHNQVYIAIIVYCPNVLAQLRTQSKRTYLQISRYLKASLWKSAHIWLRKIEGKSVP